Proteins encoded together in one Candidatus Bathyarchaeota archaeon window:
- a CDS encoding uL15 family ribosomal protein: protein MPHKLKKSRKQRGSRYCGWGQVGQHRKGGMRGGKGKAGGRKHFWIRTVKYEPDRYKNIGFKPPSSLKPRADTINIGELMEIAVNVHGIEVIAAGTEGLILDLDSMGIQKLLGKGCIGAPFHVKVSECSFRAQEKLKAAGGQIIGAE from the coding sequence ATGCCCCATAAACTAAAAAAAAGTAGAAAACAGCGTGGATCCAGATATTGCGGCTGGGGTCAAGTCGGTCAGCACCGAAAAGGTGGTATGCGGGGTGGCAAGGGTAAAGCTGGCGGCAGAAAGCACTTTTGGATTCGGACGGTAAAATACGAGCCTGATCGTTACAAGAATATTGGCTTTAAGCCACCATCTTCTCTAAAGCCTAGAGCTGATACAATCAATATAGGAGAGCTTATGGAAATTGCAGTTAATGTCCACGGCATTGAGGTCATTGCAGCTGGAACTGAAGGCCTTATTCTTGACCTTGATTCCATGGGGATCCAAAAGCTCCTGGGCAAAGGGTGTATCGGTGCCCCATTTCACGTAAAAGTCTCGGAGTGTAGCTTCCGGGCCCAAGAGAAGCTTAAGGCAGCTGGCGGCCAGATCATCGGGGCCGAGTGA
- a CDS encoding 50S ribosomal protein L18, whose translation MARGPRYRVSYRRRREAKTNYRVRRIMAASGRTRFVVRSSNKYITIQLVTSKIVGDIVHTQSNSMELEKYGWIGGKKNTSAAYLLGLLAGKKALSLGIDTAILDLGLIRPTKGAKVFAAVKGALDIGLKIPCDSEIIPKLGRIEGQNISKYAASFEDKSEFERVFSGYLKRGLNPQDLPGHFNTVKAGIMEASI comes from the coding sequence TTGGCTAGAGGCCCTAGGTACAGAGTTTCTTATCGAAGGAGACGGGAGGCTAAAACCAACTACAGGGTTAGACGTATCATGGCAGCATCGGGAAGGACCCGATTTGTGGTACGCTCGAGCAACAAATACATTACGATTCAGCTTGTTACTTCGAAGATTGTAGGCGACATAGTTCACACTCAGTCTAACTCTATGGAGCTCGAAAAATACGGATGGATAGGCGGAAAAAAGAATACATCTGCAGCGTATCTTCTTGGACTTTTAGCCGGTAAGAAAGCACTAAGTCTTGGAATAGACACAGCGATTCTTGATCTAGGTCTTATCCGTCCAACAAAGGGTGCAAAGGTCTTCGCGGCGGTGAAGGGAGCACTAGATATAGGCTTAAAGATACCATGCGACAGCGAAATCATCCCGAAACTAGGGAGAATAGAGGGTCAAAATATCTCAAAATACGCAGCCTCATTTGAGGATAAATCCGAGTTTGAAAGAGTGTTTTCAGGATATCTCAAAAGGGGATTGAACCCCCAAGACCTCCCGGGACATTTTAATACAGTAAAGGCTGGCATCATGGAGGCATCAATATGA
- a CDS encoding 30S ribosomal protein S14, translated as MSKVRTKRYGKGSRSCTRCGTFDGLIRRYGLNVCRQCFREIAVDLGFKKFR; from the coding sequence ATGAGTAAAGTCAGAACTAAACGCTACGGCAAGGGTAGTAGGAGCTGCACCCGTTGTGGTACTTTCGACGGCCTCATCAGGAGGTACGGGCTCAACGTTTGTAGACAATGCTTTAGGGAGATTGCTGTTGATCTCGGATTTAAAAAATTTAGGTGA
- a CDS encoding 50S ribosomal protein L6 codes for MTVTIVENSVDIPDGVKLTLKGKNITVVGDKGKVSRDFSHTKLDLEHLGASLRVCAINPRKKESALVNTITAHVRNMVKGVTKGFTYRLKIVFVHFPMSVRIQNKTFIIQNFIGERKDRYADIAGDANVTVQGEDVIVTGVDIEEVSQTAANIQQACKIRKKDLRKFLDGIYVYSKE; via the coding sequence ATGACAGTCACCATTGTTGAGAACAGTGTCGATATTCCCGATGGGGTAAAACTTACTTTAAAGGGGAAGAACATAACTGTTGTAGGGGATAAGGGCAAAGTTTCGAGAGACTTTAGCCATACAAAGCTTGATCTGGAGCACTTGGGGGCCTCTCTTAGAGTTTGTGCTATTAACCCCCGAAAAAAGGAATCAGCCCTTGTAAATACAATTACTGCTCACGTACGGAACATGGTAAAGGGTGTCACTAAGGGTTTTACTTATAGGCTAAAGATCGTATTCGTCCACTTTCCCATGAGCGTAAGGATCCAGAATAAGACATTCATCATCCAAAATTTCATCGGAGAACGAAAAGACCGTTATGCAGATATTGCTGGAGATGCAAACGTCACGGTCCAAGGTGAAGACGTTATAGTAACAGGTGTTGATATAGAGGAGGTCTCTCAAACTGCTGCAAATATCCAACAGGCCTGCAAGATCAGAAAGAAGGACCTAAGAAAGTTCCTCGATGGTATCTATGTTTACAGTAAGGAATGA
- a CDS encoding 50S ribosomal protein L19e, with product MNLKNQRRLAASVLDVGKNRIYFDPESIEDIDTAITRNEIRKLINDGVIKALPLRTTSRGRARVNLAQKKAKRRKGPGSRKGAKFSVISRKTRWIGKIRSQRRRLKRLRKRRTITVRTYRNLYRKAKGGIFRSVAELERYITENDLRRRAFG from the coding sequence ATGAATCTTAAAAACCAAAGGAGACTTGCTGCATCCGTTCTCGATGTGGGGAAAAACCGGATCTATTTTGATCCTGAATCCATAGAGGATATTGATACAGCAATCACTCGTAACGAGATAAGGAAACTCATCAATGATGGAGTAATCAAGGCTTTGCCTTTGCGGACCACTAGTCGTGGTAGGGCACGGGTGAATCTGGCCCAGAAGAAAGCCAAGAGGCGCAAGGGTCCAGGATCAAGAAAGGGAGCTAAATTCTCTGTAATCTCCCGCAAGACCCGGTGGATAGGGAAGATTAGGTCTCAAAGGCGTAGGCTTAAGCGTCTCAGGAAACGGAGGACTATCACCGTGAGAACTTATAGAAACCTCTACCGGAAGGCGAAGGGTGGCATTTTTAGGAGTGTAGCAGAGCTGGAGAGGTATATTACTGAGAACGACCTAAGGAGGCGTGCTTTTGGCTAG
- a CDS encoding 30S ribosomal protein S8: protein MRLLDPLVNALNTMLVHEERHKKECIITPASNLVGRVLRIFQTKGYVGEIEFIDDGRQGKFRVQLFGRINDCKAVRPRFSVKVKGLERYEKRFLPNRDLGILIISTPKGIVTHQEAREQNSGGRVLAYIF from the coding sequence GTGAGGTTATTGGATCCACTCGTTAACGCACTTAATACGATGCTTGTTCATGAGGAGAGGCACAAGAAGGAGTGTATCATTACCCCCGCATCAAACCTTGTCGGCAGGGTGCTCCGCATTTTCCAGACAAAGGGCTATGTTGGAGAGATTGAGTTCATTGACGACGGTCGCCAAGGAAAGTTCCGCGTCCAGTTATTCGGAAGGATTAATGATTGCAAGGCGGTAAGGCCCCGGTTCTCCGTCAAGGTAAAGGGTTTGGAAAGGTATGAGAAAAGGTTCCTCCCAAACAGAGACTTGGGAATCCTTATAATTTCTACGCCCAAAGGGATCGTAACCCACCAAGAGGCCAGGGAACAAAATTCAGGTGGAAGGGTTTTAGCCTATATCTTCTAG
- a CDS encoding 50S ribosomal protein L5: MDNQVASEETIHKISKVRVDETSLSVAQPKTKAQKIPPEEFIENDLVEIVKPESSNPEELVINRTEVVEVQSIKEKPYNLPSKTRNSRVRSSMQDLMIGKVVVNITVGASGEPLDRAMTILESLTNQKPVFRRAKQTIRAWGVRRNEPIACMVTLRREKAEALLKKTFPAVGNLINPRSFDMQGNFAFGIREHIDIPGQRYNPNLGIVGMDIMATVERPGYRVSRRRRAKSSINQSHRVTKEESIEFIKQSFGVQVGLPDE; encoded by the coding sequence TTGGATAATCAAGTAGCTTCCGAGGAAACTATTCACAAAATCTCAAAAGTTAGAGTGGATGAGACCTCCCTAAGCGTAGCTCAACCTAAAACTAAGGCTCAAAAAATACCTCCTGAAGAATTTATTGAGAACGACCTCGTAGAGATTGTGAAGCCTGAGTCGAGCAATCCTGAAGAACTGGTTATTAACCGTACCGAGGTTGTGGAGGTTCAATCTATCAAGGAGAAACCCTATAACCTCCCCTCTAAGACCCGGAATTCTAGGGTCAGGTCATCGATGCAGGATCTCATGATTGGGAAGGTCGTGGTCAATATAACCGTAGGAGCATCGGGAGAGCCCCTGGACAGAGCTATGACGATCCTAGAGAGCCTAACAAATCAGAAGCCTGTTTTCAGACGGGCCAAGCAGACAATTCGAGCATGGGGGGTGAGGCGTAATGAACCTATAGCTTGTATGGTGACCTTAAGGCGGGAAAAGGCAGAGGCTTTACTGAAGAAGACATTTCCGGCGGTTGGCAACCTAATCAATCCCCGAAGTTTCGACATGCAAGGTAACTTTGCCTTTGGCATAAGGGAGCATATTGATATTCCCGGTCAGAGGTATAACCCGAATCTGGGTATAGTTGGCATGGATATCATGGCGACCGTGGAGCGGCCTGGCTACAGGGTTTCCCGAAGAAGACGAGCGAAAAGTAGTATAAATCAATCTCATAGAGTCACAAAAGAAGAATCGATCGAGTTTATTAAGCAGAGCTTCGGTGTACAGGTAGGACTCCCAGATGAGTAA
- a CDS encoding 50S ribosomal protein L30 yields the protein MERQCILAIRIRGGVNATMRVEDTLKMLRLDRNMASTLLDDRPEYKGMLQHAKDYVTWGEPTVETVRLLLKKRGKQAGDYPISEETLRASGYNSLDALASALCSGDAEFHKLNGIKPFFRLHPPKKGFKRTVKRPYRSRGELGYRGDAINELAKRMA from the coding sequence TTGGAGCGCCAGTGCATACTTGCCATACGCATCCGTGGAGGAGTCAACGCCACGATGAGAGTCGAAGACACCCTAAAGATGCTCAGGCTTGATAGGAACATGGCCTCAACACTCCTCGACGACAGACCCGAGTATAAGGGAATGTTACAACATGCCAAAGACTATGTTACATGGGGAGAGCCCACAGTTGAGACGGTCCGACTCCTTCTTAAAAAAAGGGGAAAGCAGGCTGGAGATTATCCCATCAGCGAGGAAACTCTGAGGGCTTCTGGATACAATAGCCTCGATGCTCTTGCATCGGCTCTCTGCTCGGGGGACGCCGAATTCCATAAGCTAAATGGCATTAAACCATTCTTCAGACTCCATCCCCCCAAGAAAGGCTTCAAGAGGACTGTTAAGCGCCCCTATAGAAGCAGAGGTGAGCTCGGTTATAGAGGAGATGCCATTAACGAACTCGCTAAACGAATGGCTTGA
- the secY gene encoding preprotein translocase subunit SecY — protein sequence MIHVGTFLNLFKPISHIIPEVKAPEKKIGFNQRLLWTLLALIVYLVMAETPLYGIPLQQGQGGLQSMRIIFASTRGTLLELGIGPIVTAGLIIQLLAGSDIIEFDNTKPDHRALFATASKVFSFLMIFLQAGLMIMGGTYGSIGFSKALLVFSQLLAAGLFIMLLDELIQKGWGIGSGISLFIVAGITKTIWWSSFALYTVGDGKRYGAIPALLETIFRREPVWNWLHRTGSWPDMLGLITTIAVFAFVVYIEGMKIELPISHSMYRGFRGKMPIKLLYVSNIPVILAYAVFANIQLLGQQIFFRFNQDSANGALNLLGTYNATTGRPTGGLAYYVSSPGALDAVVGDPVRAIIYTFIVVGVCVLFSITWLEIGGLGAENMADQLLGSGMQIPGFRRSRRPLVNLLNRYIPTITIISGLIVGTLAALSEFLGVFGSGMGALLCVSILYQYYQTMVQEQVEDLYPFLRGAFR from the coding sequence GTGATACACGTGGGCACCTTCCTCAACCTGTTCAAGCCCATTTCCCATATCATACCGGAGGTAAAGGCGCCTGAAAAAAAGATAGGCTTCAACCAGAGGTTGCTCTGGACCCTCCTTGCCCTTATAGTCTACCTTGTTATGGCCGAAACCCCTCTGTATGGGATCCCTCTTCAACAGGGCCAAGGAGGGCTCCAGTCCATGAGAATTATATTCGCTTCCACCCGTGGGACTCTCCTCGAGCTGGGGATAGGTCCCATCGTCACCGCTGGGCTCATTATTCAGCTCCTTGCTGGCTCAGACATCATAGAATTTGATAACACCAAACCCGATCATAGGGCGTTATTTGCAACTGCAAGCAAGGTGTTCTCATTTCTGATGATCTTCCTCCAGGCAGGGCTCATGATCATGGGGGGTACATACGGCTCGATCGGTTTCTCAAAAGCTCTCCTAGTATTCAGCCAGCTCCTAGCCGCCGGATTGTTTATCATGCTACTAGACGAGCTGATCCAAAAAGGTTGGGGTATTGGAAGCGGGATAAGCCTGTTTATTGTGGCAGGGATCACCAAGACCATCTGGTGGAGTTCTTTCGCTCTCTACACGGTCGGAGACGGCAAACGATATGGCGCGATTCCTGCGTTGCTTGAGACGATTTTCCGGAGGGAACCTGTTTGGAACTGGCTTCATAGGACAGGAAGTTGGCCTGATATGTTAGGCCTGATCACTACAATAGCAGTCTTCGCGTTTGTTGTCTATATTGAGGGAATGAAAATAGAGCTCCCCATCAGTCATTCTATGTATCGGGGCTTTCGGGGGAAGATGCCCATCAAGCTTCTGTACGTCTCAAATATCCCTGTTATTCTAGCCTACGCAGTTTTTGCTAATATCCAACTGCTTGGGCAGCAGATATTCTTCAGATTCAATCAGGACAGTGCAAATGGGGCCCTGAATCTTTTAGGGACATACAACGCGACTACCGGAAGACCCACTGGTGGACTGGCGTATTATGTTTCGTCTCCGGGCGCTTTGGACGCTGTCGTAGGTGACCCCGTTCGGGCTATAATCTACACTTTTATAGTAGTGGGGGTTTGCGTTCTGTTCTCCATAACATGGCTTGAGATAGGAGGCTTGGGGGCGGAGAACATGGCGGATCAGCTCCTCGGGTCAGGAATGCAGATACCCGGGTTTAGAAGAAGCAGAAGACCTTTGGTTAACCTTCTAAACAGGTATATTCCCACCATAACCATCATCAGCGGACTAATAGTGGGAACCCTCGCCGCCCTCTCCGAGTTCTTAGGTGTCTTTGGCTCTGGGATGGGAGCTCTTCTATGCGTGAGCATACTCTACCAGTACTACCAGACCATGGTTCAGGAACAAGTTGAAGATCTATACCCCTTTCTGAGGGGCGCCTTCCGGTGA
- a CDS encoding 30S ribosomal protein S5: MSDRRRRPRPNPLDNWVPKTRLGRMVFEGQITSLYEIFEEGYRIKEVEIIDVLVPDLKDDVVDINLVQKQTDAGERSRFRAVVAIGNGDGLIGIGLGKAPRVRNAIEKGIRDAKLKLYPIRRGCGSWECDCRETHSVPFKVSGKSGSVTMTLIPGSKGLGLVAGDIAKRVLILAGIKDCWSKSIGATQTTVSFSLATFEALKNTMKLMTVEDWAV; this comes from the coding sequence ATGAGCGATAGGAGAAGAAGACCAAGGCCGAACCCTCTGGACAATTGGGTCCCGAAGACTCGTCTAGGTCGCATGGTCTTTGAGGGGCAGATTACATCCCTCTATGAGATATTTGAGGAAGGATACCGAATCAAAGAGGTGGAAATTATAGACGTTCTTGTTCCCGATCTTAAAGATGATGTTGTCGATATTAACCTCGTGCAAAAACAGACTGACGCCGGAGAACGCTCTCGTTTCAGGGCTGTAGTCGCCATCGGGAACGGGGATGGCCTCATAGGCATTGGACTCGGCAAGGCCCCACGGGTCAGGAACGCCATCGAAAAGGGTATCCGGGACGCAAAGTTAAAGCTATATCCAATCAGGAGAGGTTGCGGAAGCTGGGAATGTGACTGCAGAGAGACTCACTCGGTACCTTTTAAGGTCTCAGGGAAGAGTGGAAGCGTCACTATGACTCTGATTCCTGGATCTAAGGGTCTCGGTCTTGTAGCCGGGGATATTGCAAAAAGGGTGCTCATCCTCGCTGGTATAAAGGATTGCTGGTCGAAATCCATTGGCGCCACTCAGACCACTGTCTCATTTTCGTTGGCAACATTTGAGGCCTTAAAAAACACAATGAAACTAATGACCGTTGAGGATTGGGCGGTATAG